The Spirosoma radiotolerans genome has a window encoding:
- the mtgA gene encoding monofunctional biosynthetic peptidoglycan transglycosylase, whose translation MNPQRPVNSFRTSPAPTPRPKAANSSAQRTQPAGRKPASEKKASSGKWQQARRFIRERPILERAYWFLIKAFLWLFFGSFGYVVALKYVPVWVTPLIVSRWMDTFGTDESSQVYKKWRPYDMISKEAALAVVSSEDQAFPTHWGFDFDEIQDAIKENQTRKRPRGASTISQQVAKNVFLWSGRSYLRKGLEVYFTALIELIWGKKRILEVYLNVAETGPMTFGVEAASQRYYGHSSATLSRDEAARIAAVLPNPRLFSIKKPSAYIQRRTRQIARQMRYLGGQKYIRSL comes from the coding sequence ATGAACCCGCAACGTCCAGTCAATAGCTTTCGCACGTCTCCAGCGCCGACACCCAGGCCCAAGGCGGCCAATTCGTCTGCCCAGCGGACGCAGCCAGCCGGACGGAAACCCGCATCGGAGAAAAAAGCTTCGTCGGGTAAGTGGCAGCAGGCACGTCGCTTTATTCGCGAACGGCCAATACTGGAGCGGGCGTACTGGTTCTTGATTAAAGCTTTCCTGTGGCTATTTTTCGGCTCCTTTGGTTATGTAGTTGCCTTGAAGTACGTGCCGGTTTGGGTAACACCGCTAATCGTATCGCGCTGGATGGATACCTTCGGCACCGACGAAAGCAGCCAGGTTTATAAGAAGTGGCGGCCTTACGATATGATCAGCAAAGAGGCCGCGCTGGCTGTGGTGTCATCCGAAGATCAGGCTTTCCCAACCCACTGGGGCTTTGACTTCGATGAGATTCAGGATGCCATCAAGGAAAACCAGACCCGCAAACGGCCACGGGGCGCCAGTACCATCTCTCAACAGGTTGCCAAAAATGTATTTCTCTGGAGTGGGCGTAGTTACCTTCGTAAAGGATTAGAAGTGTATTTTACGGCCCTGATCGAACTGATCTGGGGTAAAAAACGCATTCTGGAAGTGTACCTGAACGTTGCCGAAACGGGCCCAATGACATTTGGGGTCGAGGCTGCTTCCCAACGGTACTACGGCCATTCGTCGGCAACCCTTTCCCGCGATGAAGCCGCCCGAATTGCGGCCGTACTACCCAATCCACGCTTGTTTTCGATCAAAAAGCCATCGGCCTATATCCAGCGCCGAACGCGGCAGATTGCCCGACAGATGCGTTATCTGGGCGGTCAGAAATACATCCGGAGTCTGTAA
- the hemW gene encoding radical SAM family heme chaperone HemW yields MHLYLHIPFCKQACHYCDFHFSTSLGQKSALVDTLCAEIFLQKDYLPGRNLETIYFGGGTPSLLSESELRQIFAAIHAHFTVSPTAEITLEANPDDLNREKLALLRTYVNRLSIGIQTFDEATLRWMNRAHTATEAEACVRLAREAGFENMSVDLIYGIPDRNTALWQLDLQKVLALDVPHLSAYALTIEPDTAFGRWQKKGKMLPADEDIAAGQFEELTRVLTAANYDHYEISNFAKPDQYARHNTAYWQRRPYLGIGPSAHSYNGHSRQYNLANNSRYMAAIRQGELPATVEMLTMADQVNEYLLTGLRTKWGCSLGELNSLLMSDFAEKQGRDLAAMYATGWLSRVDDRLLLTPAGKLFADRVAATLFVEE; encoded by the coding sequence ATGCACCTCTATCTACACATACCCTTCTGCAAGCAAGCCTGCCACTATTGCGACTTTCATTTTAGCACCAGTCTGGGGCAGAAATCAGCGCTGGTCGATACGCTCTGTGCCGAGATTTTCCTACAAAAAGACTACCTCCCTGGTCGAAATCTGGAAACAATCTATTTCGGTGGAGGAACGCCTTCCTTGCTCAGTGAGAGTGAATTACGCCAGATTTTTGCGGCTATACACGCGCACTTCACAGTATCCCCTACGGCCGAGATAACGCTCGAAGCCAATCCCGACGATCTCAATCGGGAGAAGCTCGCCCTGTTGCGTACCTATGTAAACCGCTTAAGTATTGGCATACAAACGTTCGATGAAGCCACGCTTCGCTGGATGAACCGCGCTCACACCGCCACCGAGGCCGAAGCCTGTGTTCGGCTGGCCCGGGAAGCGGGTTTCGAAAACATGAGCGTCGATCTGATCTATGGAATTCCAGACAGAAATACCGCGCTCTGGCAACTTGATTTACAAAAAGTCCTTGCGCTTGATGTGCCACACCTTTCGGCCTACGCTCTGACTATTGAGCCGGATACCGCTTTTGGCCGCTGGCAGAAAAAGGGGAAAATGCTTCCTGCTGACGAAGACATTGCCGCTGGACAGTTTGAGGAATTGACGAGGGTATTGACGGCGGCAAATTACGATCACTACGAAATCTCCAACTTTGCCAAACCCGATCAGTACGCGCGGCACAATACCGCCTATTGGCAACGCCGACCGTACCTGGGTATCGGACCCAGTGCGCATTCCTACAACGGGCATTCGCGGCAATACAATCTCGCCAATAATAGTCGGTACATGGCCGCTATCCGGCAGGGAGAGCTCCCCGCTACGGTCGAAATGTTGACGATGGCCGATCAGGTAAACGAGTATTTATTAACCGGTCTCCGAACAAAGTGGGGTTGTTCGCTGGGCGAGCTCAATAGTTTGTTAATGAGCGACTTCGCTGAAAAGCAGGGCCGAGATCTTGCCGCTATGTATGCAACTGGCTGGCTGTCCCGCGTTGATGATCGCTTACTGTTGACACCCGCAGGAAAGCTTTTTGCCGATCGAGTGGCCGCTACCTTATTTGTGGAGGAGTAG